In Desulfosudis oleivorans Hxd3, the DNA window GCGCACAGCGACGCCAACAGGGAAAACCCCTGTTTTCTCTGCTCCCGGCTGCGAAGAAAACGACTGTTTGAAGTATCGGCCGAACTGGACTGCAACAAGCTGGCCCTGGGCCATCACAAGGACGACATCATCGAGTCCCTGTTTATCAACATGTGCTATGCCGGTGAAATCAGCCTGATGAAACCGTTTCTCCCCATGTTCGGCGGCAAGGTCACCCTGGTCCGGCCCCTGGCGCTTGCCGATGAAAAGGATATTCAGCGGTTTGCCGGCCATCTGCGTTTTCCGGAATTCAAAAACCCCTGCCCTTCGGCTGAAACCTCCAAGCGCAGCGAGATCAAGGCCCTGCTGGAAGCGCTCTACAGGGGCAACAGAAAGGTCAAAGGTAACATCTTCCGGTCCCTGTCCAACGTGAAAACCGATTATTTGTTGTAATTCATCTCCCTCCGGCGTATATAGCAAAAAACGACAACAACGGTAACCACGGCCCGCTGCCCCGGCACCGCGCCTGCACGCGCAATTCGACTGATACAGTATGGAAATGAAAGATATTCAGAAAGAGCGGGATTTTCGCAACATGCCCATTGACAAGGTCGGCATCAAAAACCTCAAATACCCCATCCGGGTACTGGACCGGAAAAACGGCTGCCAGCAGACTGTTGGCACCATCAACATGTATGTGGACCTGCCCCATGAAAGCAAGGGGACCCACATGAGCCGGTTCGTGGAGATGCTCCACATCCTTCAGCCGGAGATATCGCCCAAGACCTTTTCCGTCATTTTAGACCAGATGAAAAAGGACCTGGACGCGGCCTCGGCCCACATGGAAGTCACCTTTCCCTATTTCATCGAAAAAGCGGCGCCGGTGAGCGGCACTCCAGGCTTCATGGAGTACACCTGCAAACTCATGGGCACCAGCCGTGCCGACGGCAGGGTGGACCTTGTCTCTGAAGTGGTGGTGCCCATCTCTTCGGTGTGTCCCTGCTCAAAGGAGATCAGTGACGGCGGCGCCCATAACCAGCGGGGAGAGGTGCGGCTGGCCATCCGGTCCAAAAAGTTCGTCTGGATCGAAGACCTGATTCAGCTGGTGGAAGCGGCTGCCTCCTGCGAACTCTATTCGGTCTTGAAACGGGTGGATGAAAAATGGGTGACGGAAAAGGGATACCAGAACCCCAAGTTCGTGGAAGACATCGTGCGCGACGTGGCCGTGGCCCTGAAAAACGATACCAACATCACCTGGTTTAACATCAGCGTGGAAAACTTCGAGTCCATTCACAACCACAGCGCATACGCCACCATCACCTGCGGCCGGATCAATCCGTAAGCTCTCCCGGCCCTGCCGGGGTCTGCCGGCGATCCGACTCGACACGCTTTCTGATCTCCGGCATGAGCACATCCGCGCTTCTGCCCGGCGTGTTGCTCATCACAACAAACAGGTAGCGCGGCCCGTCTTCATACAGAAAATACCCGGCCCGGGTGTTTACCCCCGACAACGTCCCGGTTTTGTAATACTCGTTACCAAAAACGCGCATTCGCCCGGCATAGGGCTCGAACGCGGCCAGCACACCGGCCATCATGCGGGCAGACATCCGGTTCTCCCGTGACAGGCCCGACCCCTCCACCACTTTCATGCCGTCAATGGCCAGAACCGTTTTCACGTAGTCCTGAACAGCGGCCACCCCCCTGGCCAGGTCGGCGGGCGGGCCGTAAGCCTTTGCGCCACAGGCCAGCAGCAGCTGGTTGGCCGTAAAATTATTGGAATAGCGCAGCAGTTTTTCCACGTTGTCGCCCAGGGCGGATGAAGAGACGTGGGTAAACTCCAGGGTATCCCTGCCCTTTTCCACCCGGCCGCAAGCCACCTTGCCCGATACATGGCACCCGTGTTTTTCCAGAAACCAGGCAAACAGCTCTCCGGCATACAGGGCCGCCGCTGATGCGTCTTCTATAAACGCGACCCTGCCGGAAAAAGGGTCCATTCTTGCAATCCGCCGCCGGGCAAAGTCAAGCAGGGGGGTCTGGGGTTCGGCACTGACATACCGGCCGTCTTTTCGCGTCACATTCACAGTGTTATAATTGGCGCACAGTGCTCCGTTGACAGCGTCATAGGGCTGGGACGATCCGATTTTCCGGCCGGGGACCGCAATGCCGGGGGCAAAAAAAGAGGCGTCCACCAGAATGTCACCCACGGACGGCACCATGGCCGCGATGCGAAATGCGGCCGCCTCTATCTCTTCGGACACCAGGCTGGGATCACCATATCCCTTAATAATCAGGTCGCCGCCGGGGGTTGTGTAAAACTCGGTGATAAAACGAAAATCTTTTCCCAGGATCTCAAACGCGGCCAGGCTGGTGACGATTTTCAGAATAGAGGCCGGCACCAGCAGGGTATCGGGATTTTCGGCAAGCACCACACGGCCGTCGTCCATGCGCTGTACCAGCACACTGTCGCCAGGCTCGAGCAGTTGGGAAAGGGGCCTTTCGGCAAAAGCCGGCGCAAAGGCGACGGTACACAGCACCATGGCCGTTGCCAACACGGCAACGGTCCGCACGGCCCGGGAAAAGCTGAAAGAGTGATATGCCACGCGCCTTTTTCCTGTGATCAACAGATTACTGCCGGTCATCGAAAAACGCTTTGAAGGCTTTGAAGGTCATGTACACATCGGCCTTGCTGGAGAGTTCAAAGGGTGAGTGCATGGAGAGCAGGGCCGGGCCGCAATCCACGATATCCATGCCGTAGGCGGCCAGGAACTTGGCCAGGGTGCCGCCGCCGCCCTGGTCCACCCGGCCCAGCTCACCGGTCTGCCACACGATGCCGGCCCGGTTGAATATCTGCCGTACCCGGCCCACGTATTCGGCACTGGCGTCACTGGACCCGGACTTGCCACCGGAACCGGTGAACTTGGTGATGCAGATACCGTATCCCAGACGGGCCGCGTTGCGCTTTTCATGGACCTCCTGGTAGTCCGGGTCCAGGGCCGCGTTCACGTCCGCGGAAAGGGCCTCTGAAGCGGTGATGGCCTTTCGCAGCACCCGTTCGGAAACCGGTGCGTCCTGTTTTTCAAACAGGTCGGCGATAAAGTCCTCCATGAACCGGGACCGGGCGCCGGAGTTGCCTTCGCTGCCGATCTCCTCCTTGTCGAAAAACAGGGCCACGGCCGTCCGGGGCGGCTTCTTCAGGTCCTGAATCGCGGCCAGGGCCGTGTAGGCGCAAACCCGGTCATCCTGGCCGTAGGCCCCGATCAGGCCGCGGTCAAACCCCACGTCCCTGGCCCTTCCAGCAGGCACCGCCTCCAGCTCGGCGCTGGCAAAATCCTCCTCCACCAGGCCGTACCGGTCAAACAGGTATTTGAGCACGGTAAGCTTGAACCGGTCCTTCTGCTTCTCGTCACCGGCGGGCAGGCTGCCGGCCACCAGGTTGAGTTTTTCGGCCTCAAACACATCAGACAATTTTTTGCTGTTCTGCAGTTTGGCCGCCAGGTGGGGCAGCAGGTCGGCAATGGTGATCACCGGATCAGTTTCCGCCTCGCCGATCTCCACATCAAAGGACCGGCCGTCTTTGCCCACCACTGTTCCGTAAAGGGCCAGGGGCCGGGCCAGCCACTGGTATTTGCGAATGCCGCCGTAGTAGTGGACCTTGAGCATGGCCAGGTCCACCTCTTCGTAAAGGGGGTTCTGCTTGAGGTCCAGTCGGGGCGAGTCCACGTGGGCCGCGATGATCCGCATGCCCTGGTCCAGGGGGGCGCTGCCCACAACCGCGGCGGCCACCGCCTTGTTGCGAAACACCTTGTAGAATTTCCCCTTGCCTTTGGCCCGGCCGTCAATGTCCACAAAGCCGGCGGCGGCCAGGGCCTTCTGAATAACGGTCACAGCCTTTCGCTCGGTTTTGGCATCGTCCAGAAACCGCTTGTAGTTTTCAGCAAAATCAAAGGACTGCCGGGTCTCGGCAGGAGAAAGCGCGTCCCACACCAGGGCGGGCTTCCGAATAGTCTTCTTTGAAAAGGCGTCCAGCTCTTTTTTGCTCATTTGACCTGTCATTCTTTTTCTCCGTATGGCTTTTTTCTTAAGCGTTTTTTTCGTTTTATGTTCTTCGTGCCCTTCGTGTTCTTCGTGCCCTTCGTGTTCTTCGTGTTCTTCGTGTTAAAAAGCAGCCTGCCGGTTCAGTCGGAAGTCATTGTTTTCGATAGCGATACCGATCCCGATACCGATAATAAGGTAGTGTTATTGGCTTTCAATCACAAAGGTTACCGGCCCGTCATTGACCAGGGAGACATCCATCATGGCGCCGAAGGTGCCCGTGGCTGTTGTCAACCCCCTGTTTTTTACCGCCTCGACAAACGCGAGATACAGGGCTTCGGCCTTCCGGGGTTCGGCGGCCTGCACAAAAGAGGGGCGCCGGCCCTTGCGGCAGTCGGCCAGCAGGGTAAACTGGGAAACCACCAGCACGCCCCCGCCGGTATCAATCACCGACCGGTTCATCTTGCCGGCATCATCCTCAAATATGCGCAAGGACGTGATCTTGTTTGCCAGAAACTCGGCATCCTTCTGCTCATCATTGCCGGCCACGCCCAGCAGCACCAGCAGGCCCGGTCCGATGCTTCCCACCACGTGCCCGTCCACGGTGACGGAACTCTTTTGAACCCGCTGAATCACCGCGCGCATGCCTGCCCCTCGACACAAAACCGGCTGAAAAGCCGGAACAAAAAATTACACCTGGTCGCCATGATCGGTCCGCCGCTGGTTTCAATCAGATCAGCCCGGCCATGGCCTGGACGGCCAGAAGATAGCCGGCCTTGCCGAACCCGGCGATCTGTCCCACGGCCACGTCAGCCACCATGGAGGTGTGCCGGAACGGTTCCCGGCGATAGATGTTGGAAAGGTGAACCTCCACTATAGGAATGGAAAGCAGGAGAAGGGCGTCCCGAATGGCGATGCTGGTATGGGTGAAGGCGGCGGGGTTGATGATCACTCCGTGAACGTCACCATCCACCAGGGTTTGAATCTTTTCCACGATAGCCGACTCGCTGTTGGACTGAAAGCTCTCCACGACAACCCCGTGCTCAGCGCCGCGATTTTTGACCGCGGTGTCAATGTCGGCCAGCGTCTGGCTGCCATAGGTTTCCGGCTCCCGCAGCCCGAGCATGTTCAGGTTGGGACCGTGAATGACCAGGACCTTTTTTTTGACCGGACGCGCCATTTTGCCCCCTATGCCTCATTTGCCAGCTTGCGAAGCGTGGCGATGGTGGTTTTGTAATTGCTGCTGCCGAACACGGCCGACCCGGCCACAAACACGTCGGTACCGGCCGCGGATACGTCCCTGATGGTTTTTTCGTTTACCCCGCCATCCACCTGAATCTGGGTGGCCAGCCCCCGCTCGGTGATGCGCTGCTTGAGTGCCCGGACCTTGTCCAGGGAATTGGGTATAAACTGCTGGCCCCCGAAGCCGGGATTCACGCTCATGATCACCACCAGGTCCAGGTCGTCCAGCACCCAGTCCAGGACGCTCAACGGCGTGGAGGGGTTTAAGGCCACGCCGGCCCTGGCACCCAGCCCCTTGATCAACTGAATAGTGCGGTTCAGGTGGACACTGGCCTCGGCGTGAACGGCCACCAGGTCGGCCCCGGCCTGAACGAATTCCGCCACGTAGCGTTCCGGCTCCATGATCATCAGGTGGGCATCCACCGGCAGGCTGGTGACACTCCGGACCGCCTTGACCACCAGCGGGCCGATGGTGATGTTGGGCACATACCGGCCGTCCATCACATCCACGTGAATCCAGTCGGCGCCGGCCGCCTCAACCGCCATCACCTCATCGCCCAGCCGGGCAAAATCAGCCGACAGTATCGACGGCGCAATCAGTTTCATCAGTTGATCTCCTTAATTTCCATTTTCACGGCCCGCTGGGCCTTACCAGCTTTCAAACACCTCTGTTTTCACCAGCTTTCCGTCTTCATACACCAGCACCGTGGCCTCCTGGTGGGCCGGAATAAAGGCCCACACCTCGGAACCCGGTTCCCGGAACTCGTCAATCAGGTCAAAAGAGGTGCCCATACAGTTGAGTTTCACATTAATATGCCTGTTTAGAAAACCGTTTGCAAGCCTGTACCGGGAAACCCGTATCCCTCCCCCACCCTGAAGCAACCGGCTCCCCTCCTCCGCATTCACCCGATTGATCACCAGATCGACCCGGCTGCCTTCGAGAACACGTGCCCCCGGCTCGGGGACCTGGCCGACAACAGCGTTCCTGGGAGCCGTATCCCGCACCTCGAAACGAATCTCTCCGGGCAGCAGCCCCAGCAGATCCAGACTGTCGATGGCTTCAGCCAGGGAGTCCCCCGTTATGTCGGGCATCACGTAGGCAACAGGCCGTTTGCCGAGACTGACCAGCAGGTCTACCGGCGTCCCTCTGTTGATCGTGACCCCGGCACCGGGATACTGGGCAATAACGGCCCGGGCCTCGACCCCGGCAGCGTGGGCCTCGGACAAAACCCCCCGGGCCAGTCCATTTTCCTCTATCACGATGCGAACATGGTCCAGGCCCATGCCCCGAAGATCCGGCATGAGCACCTCTTTGTTACCCCTGGAAATAATGATGCTGACGCTGCGGCCCTGCTTGATTCGGGCACCGGGTTCAGGGTCCTGCCAGATCACGTGGTACTTGGGCACGGTGGCGCTGTAGTCCGACGCCTTGACCCGGCTGCTCAGCCCCAGCCCGGTGAGCATCTCAAGGCCGTAAGCCACGTTTCGGCCGGTGATGTCAGGTACCACAACCGTCTCCTCCGATGCCACCAGAAACACAAAGGTCAGGTAGACGCTGGCACCGGCGCCCAGGGCCATGACCACAAAAAGAACCGACAGCTTTAAGAGTTGCTTAACCATTTTTTTTCAGGCGCACACCAAAAAATCCGTCCATGCCGTGGCGCCAGGGAAATGTCCGGAAAAAGCCCGGGTCGTCTGTAAACCCGGCCACCGCCGGAACATCGGCCGCCACGCCTGTATCTATAGCAAAATCGGGCCGCCTCTTCAAAAAGGACTGCACCACGGCGTCGTTTTCCTCGGGCTCCATGCTGCAGACGGCATAGACCAAAAGCCCGCCGTCACGCACATGATCGGCCAGGTTGGTCAGCATGGCGATCTGGTCGTTCTGCAGCCGCGCCAGGTCCTGTTCGGAAAGACGCCACTTGGTGTCCGGATTGCGGCGAATTACCCCGGTGCCGGAACAGGGACAGTCGGCCAGCACGCGGTCAAACCCGCCTGCGTCCTTCAACTGTTCCGGGACCAGCATATCCAGGGTCATGGGCCGCACATTGGTGATGCCCAGCCGCGTCATCTCACCGGCAAGCCGCTCCAGCTTTGCCGTGTCCCGGTCCGCCGCCACGATCCGGCCCTGGTTTTCCATGAGCCGGGCCAGATGGCCGGTCTTTCCGCCCAGGCCGGCGCAGGCGTCCAGCACCCGCTGACCGGGCCGGGGATCGGTCAAAAGGCCGATCAGCTGGGCCGCCTCGTCCTGTACCTGGAACCATCCCGCGCCAAAGGCCGTCATCTCATGCACCGGCACTTTTGGAGAGGAAAAACTCACGGCCTCGGGCGCGTGCCGGCCCGGTGTCACGCCCGCCGCCTCCTGGGCAAGGGAGGCGGCCACCTGTTCCGGGGCTGCCCGCAGTCCGTTGACCCGCACCGTGATGGGCGGCACCGTATTCAAAAAATCACATAGTTGCACCGTCTCTTCGATACCGAAGCGGGCGATCCATCGCCGGATCATCCATTCGGGAAACGATTTTGTCACGCAAAGGGCCTGCACCGGGTCTTTGTCCATATCGGGCGGATCCGGCTCACCGGGATGCCGGGTCGAGCTTCGCAGCAGGCCGTTTACAAATCCGGACAGCCGGCCAAGCCCGGCCTGTTTCGACAGATCTACTGAACTGTTGATGGCGGCAAAATCGGGAATTCTGTCCAGAAACCGCAGCTGAAACAGACCGAGCCGCAGAATATTCAGCACCGCCGGATCCATGCGCTGCAGCGGGGTCCTGGAAAAATGGACGATGGTGTAATCCAGGGTGTTGCGCCACCGCAAAACACCGTACACCAGGGTAGTGACAAGGGCCCGGTCCCGCTTTTCCGGAAACGACACCCTGGCCAGCGCCTCATCGGCCACCTGGTCCAGGGTGCGGTGGCCCTTTTCAAGGGCAGTGAGTATGCGAAGGGCAACAGCCCGGGGGTCGGATTTCCTGGCCGCTGTCGGCCGCCTGTTGTCAGCGGGTCGATGGAATTTACGCAAACCGCGTTCCTTCGGCAATGGCATGCCCCCGCAAAAAATCGGCCACATCCATGGGTTTTCCCGCCTCGCCCTGAATGCGGGTGACAACAAGGCCGCCGTCGGCCGTGGCCACCACCAGCTCATCCGGAAAGCGGGTCACCACGGTGCCGGGCGACGCCTTCTTTTCCAGGGTCACCGGCCGGGCTGCCAGAATTTTGTATCGCCGGGTGCCGGTCTCGGTAAAGGCGCCGGGCCAGGGCGTCATGGCGTTGATAAACCGCCGAAGCCGGGCCGAAGGCTGGTTCCAGTCAATCCGGCCATGGGTTTTTTTTAAAAGCGGCGCGAATGTTACCGCCTCCGGGTCCTGGGGCACCGGGGTTGCGGTGCCGCTTTCGATCCGGGCCAGGGTATCGATCAAGACGTCGGCGCCCAGAACAGCCAGCCGGTCATGAAGGTCGGCGGCCGTGTCCTCGTCCGATATCGGGGCTCTGGCAGAAAGAATCATGTCTCCGGAGTCCATGCCCTCGTCCATGAAGATGCTGGTGACCCCGGTCTCTGCTTCCATGCCGGCAATGGCCCACTGAATGGGCGACGGCCCCCGGTAACGGGGCAGCAGGGATGGATGAATGTTCACCGCGCCCAGCGCCGGCAGCTCAAGAACCGCCCGGGGCAGAATTTTTCCATAAGCCACCACCACGAGCAGGTCCGGGGCGATGTTTTTAAGGGTGCGGATAAAGTCGTCGGTGCGGACCGATGCCGGCTGGGCAACGGCCAGGCCCAGTGCTTCGGCCGCCACCTTCACCGGCGGCGGCGCCATCTTGCGGCCCCGGCCCTTGGGCTTGTCCGGCTGGGTCACCACCAGGGGCACATCATACCCATTGTCCGCAAGGGCTTTCAGGCAGGGCACCGCGTAATCCGGGGTTCCCATGAAAACGATTCTCAGGTCTCTTGCCATGCCTGCTTTATTCTTTTCTGCACTTTGCGTTTGTAAAGCTCCCGCTTCAGGCGGCTGGCCCTGTCCAGAATCAGGGTACCGTTGAGGTGATCAATTTCGTGCTGAAGCACAATGGCCTCAAGCCCTTCGGCATCAATGACCAGGGGCCGGCCTTCCCGGTCCACGCCCTCCACCCGGACCGTGGCGGCCCGTTTCACATCGGTACGCAGCTCGGGCACGCTGAGGCACCCCTCCTGTTCGGAGACACACTCGCCGTCGACGGCCACGACCTCGGGATTGATCACCACCCGGAACTGCTGTTTTTCCCGCTGATCCGACACATCGTAAATCACCAGCCGCAGACCGCTGTCCACCTGGACCGCGGCCAGGCCAACGCCCTGGTGGGCATACATGGTCTGGGCCATATCGTCAATGAGCTGTTGCAGCTTGCCGTCGATGTTTGCCACCGGCAGGGCCCCGTCTTTTAAAACATCCGCCGGATAGGTCACGATATCCAGAACTGTCATATCACATATCCTTGTTCATACCCTGCATGCCGCCGGGCCTCTATCAGGCCAGAATCCGCCGGGCCTCGGCCGCATCCACCGCTATCTGCCGTTTAAGCTCATCAATGCCGGAAAACTTTTTCTCATCCCGCAGGCGTTCAATAAAATTGACTCTTATCCGCTGGCCGGTGATCTGTTCGGCAAAATCAAAAATATGGACCTCCACGGTAAACAGGTGATCTTCAAAAGTGGGGCTGTAGCCGATGTTGGCCACGCCCTTCAGTCGCCGTCCTCCGTATTCCACGGTTACCGCGTAGACGCCGTTGGCCGGGCACAGCTCGTCGGTGAGGGCGATGTTGGCCGTGGGAAACCCCAGGGCGCTGCCGCCCCGGCCCCGGCCCGACACAACGGTACCCCGCACCTGGTAGTAACGGCCCAGCAGGTCAAAAGCAACCGCCACATCCCCGGCCATCACGGTTTTCCGTACCGTGGTGCTGCTGATGCGCCCATGGCCCGGCACCGTGTCTACCCAGGGTTCGCATATCACCTCAAAACCCAATTCCTGAGCGTGCTTTTCCAGAAAATCGACGTTTCCTTCCCTGTGTTTGCCAAAGGTATAATCACGGCCCACCACGATTGCCTTCATGCCGATTCGGTGGATCAGTATATCTTTCAGAAACGCCATGGCGCCCAGCGCGGCAAACACCATGGAAAAAGGGATGCAGACAAGGGCGTCTATTCCGTTTGCCGCGATCAGTTCCGCCTTCTGCTCATAGAGGGTGATCCGGGGGGGCGCCGGTGTATTCGGGTGCAGCACCTTGGCGGGATGGGGCTCAAAGGTAACGGCAACCGCTGTGCCGCCGATCTCCCGGGCCTTTTCTTTTACCCTGGCAAAGAGGGCCTGGTGGCCCTTGTGCACACCGTCAAAGTTGCCGATGGTGACCACGGCCCGCTCAAAGGGCCCTTCCAGACTGTCCAGACCTTCGACAACCCGCATTTTAAAACCGCCGCCTTTCATTTTTGATCATGTTTTTGCTTGACACTGTTCCAAAGCTTATATATATAAAAACTTTTTCCGGCAGACGCAATGATTATTATCCGGTAACACTGCGTCTGTTTTTCTCTGATACGTGCCGAAGTGGCGGAATTGGTAGACGCGCTAGGTTCAGGGTCTAGTGGGGGTTTCCTCGTGGGAGTTCAAGTCTCCCCTTCGGCACCATCTTTTTTTTCTGAATTTTCCTTTTTCTGAAAACAGGCGGCATACCTGCCGTGATGGAATCGCCGCAGGCGGCAGTCCATGCTGTCCGTCACGGGGGTGTCACTGTGGGGATACTTCGTGCGTGCCCTTACGCTGTCCGCTTCCGCGTATATTCCCGCACGCAATCGACCAGATTTTCCACGGGGAAGGGTTTGGACAGAACGGCGTCAAAGTGCTCCCTGTCCGGCAGCCAGGGGGTGGAGGAGATGCCGATGATCGGAAGCGCCGTTCCTGCAAGATTTCGAATATGCCGCACCACGTGCATGCCATCCAGCTCGGGCAGCAGGATATCGGCTATAACAAGATCAATGCTTTCTTCCTTAAACGTCGCAAGGCCTTCCCGGGCACTTTCAGCAATATGAATAGTATGGCCGAACCGTGACAGGTTATGCCGGATCATCTCCAGAACGCTTTTCTCGTCATCTATGATCAGAATCGACGCCATCGGTCACCTGTCGTACAGTTCGAAGGGCCCGGCAACACACCTGTAGAAACTGCGGCAAAGGAAATAACCATCTGACTTGAATAGATTTTACAGGCGTGAACACTGTTTTTAGCATTCAACGTCATCCTTGTCAAGCGGAAAGTCTTTTCAAGAGAATCGTTTGCAGGGGGGGTAAATACAAATTGCGATCATATATGGCCTTGTGGTATGTTGACGAAAAATCTTTTCAACACAAGCCCTTGGGGCACCGCCCTGCTTAACGAGGAAACCGACTTTGAGACCACCACAGCAAAAGCCAAAAACAGACGCCACTGACACAGAGAGCCTATGAATCACAACGGAAACAATACTGAAGCCCGTCTATGGGACGCGGCGGATCAACTGCGGGCAAACTCCAAGCTGAAGTCTTCAGAATATTCCGTACCGGTGCTGGGTCTGGTCTTTCTGCGCTATGCAGACCACAAATTCCAGGCAGCGGCAAAAGAGCTGGAGGGCAAAGGCGGCGGGCGGCGTAAAACCGGCCCGGCCGATTATCAGGCCAAAGGCGTGCTCTATCTGCCCAAGGCTGCGCGTTTTTCGGCCCTGATCCAGATGCCTGAAGGGGCCAACATCGGCACGGCCATCAACAATGCCATGCGGGCCATTGAGGCCGAGAACCCCGATCTCAAGGACGTGCTGCCCAAGACCTACAACCGCTTTGAGAACACCCTGCTAAAAGAACTGCTCAAGACCATGAACTCCGTCCCCATGGACATTGAGGGGGACGCCTTTGGCAGGATTTACGAGTATTTTCTGGGGAACTTCGCCCGCGCCGAAGGCCAGAAGGGCGGCGAGTTTTTTACGCCCACCGCCATTGTCCGGCTCATCGTCGGCATCATCGAACCGTTCCACGGCCGCATCTATGACCCGGCCTGCGGCTCCGGCGGCATGTTTGTGCAGAGCGCCCGGTTTGTGGCCGAACACAAAAAGAACCCCGGCGCCGAACTGAGTGTTTACGGACAGGAAAAGGTGGCAGAAACCGTGCGCCTGGGCAAAATGAACCTGGCCGTGCACGGCCTTTCCGGCGATATCCGCGAAGGCAACGCCTATTATGAGGATCTGCACCGCGCCGTCAACAAATTTGACTTTGTCATGGCCAATCCGCCCTTTAACGTGGACCGGGTGGACAAGGACCGGCTCAAGGACGACCCCCGCTTTCCCTTTGGCCTGCCCCGCACGGATAACGCCAATTATCTCTGGATTCAAATATTTTACAGCGCCCTGAACAAAACCGGCCGGTCCGGATTTGTCATGGCCAACTCGGCCTCCGACGCCCGCGGCTCAGAACTGGACATCCGCCGGCAGCTCATCGAAGCCCAAGCCGTGGATGTGATGGTGGCCGTGGGCTCCAATTTTTTTTACACCGTGACCCTGCCCTGCACCCTCTGGTTTTTCGATAAGGGCAAGAGGAATGCCGTTCCTGGGAGCGCCGCACCCCAGTGCGGCATTTCCCGCGCGGACACCGTTCTTTTCATCGACGCCCGCCATCTTTACCGTCAGATCGACCGGGCTCACCGGGACTGGACCCCGGCCCAGATCGAGTTTCTGGCCAACATCGCCCGGCTCTACCGGGGCGAGCAGACCGAAAACCTTCACGACAGCGCCGACCTGCTGGCCGAGCACTTCGGCAAGAAGTCCAAATATGTTGATGTTCCCGGTCTGTGCAAGGTGGCCACCATTGCCGAGATCGAGGCCCAGGGCTGGAGCCTCAACCCCGGACGTTATGTGGGCGTGGCGGCAAGGACCGAAGATGATTTTGACTTCAAGGAACGGCTGGAGGAGATGAACGAAGAACTGGAAATCCTCAATGCCGAGGCCCGGGAGTTGGAAGAACGGATTGCCGAGAATGTGGCGAAGTTGCTGGAGGGGGAGTGATGGACCTTCATGAAGTGTGTGATCTGATTGTTGATTGTGAGCATAAGACCGCACCAACCCAAGCAGAAGGCTACCCCTCTATTAGAACCCCAAACATTGGTCGAGGATATTTTCTTTTGGACGGAGTGAATCGTGTTTCAGAAGAAACTTACCGGTCATGGACAAGACGAGCCGAACCAAAACCTGGCGACTTAATAATGGCCCGAGAGGCTCCGGTTGGGAATGTTGCTATGGTCCCTGCGGGTCTTCGCCCCTGCCTTGGACAAAGGACCTTGCTGATACGACCAATGAGGTCAAAGGTTTTCCCACGCTACCTCGCGTATTTGCTGATTGGCGACCAAATCCAGAATATTATCCATGCCATGACGAATGGAGTCACCGTACCTCATTTAAACATGAAGGATGTGAGGTCGCTTCCCCTACCACCGCTTCCCCCCCTTCCCACCCAGCGCAAAATCGCCGCCATACTTTCGGCCTATGACGACCTGATCGAGAACAACCTGAGGCGGATCAAGATTCTGGAGGAGATGGCGCAGAACCTCTACCGCGAGTGGTTCGTCAAGTTCCGCTTCCCCGGCTGGGAGAAAGCCCGCTTTGTGGATTCGCCGCTGGGGAAGATTCCGGAGGAGTGGGAGGTGACAACAATCAACAAA includes these proteins:
- a CDS encoding ATP-binding protein, which codes for MGTAQHRYDMIADGDRVCVGVSGGKDSLTLFWFLYERLSRIPISYTLFPCYVDPGFEDGFGGVLQDFFAQTGWPPLRVESTDCGIVAHSDANRENPCFLCSRLRRKRLFEVSAELDCNKLALGHHKDDIIESLFINMCYAGEISLMKPFLPMFGGKVTLVRPLALADEKDIQRFAGHLRFPEFKNPCPSAETSKRSEIKALLEALYRGNRKVKGNIFRSLSNVKTDYLL
- the folE2 gene encoding GTP cyclohydrolase FolE2 gives rise to the protein MKDIQKERDFRNMPIDKVGIKNLKYPIRVLDRKNGCQQTVGTINMYVDLPHESKGTHMSRFVEMLHILQPEISPKTFSVILDQMKKDLDAASAHMEVTFPYFIEKAAPVSGTPGFMEYTCKLMGTSRADGRVDLVSEVVVPISSVCPCSKEISDGGAHNQRGEVRLAIRSKKFVWIEDLIQLVEAAASCELYSVLKRVDEKWVTEKGYQNPKFVEDIVRDVAVALKNDTNITWFNISVENFESIHNHSAYATITCGRINP
- a CDS encoding D-alanyl-D-alanine carboxypeptidase/D-alanyl-D-alanine-endopeptidase, which codes for MAYHSFSFSRAVRTVAVLATAMVLCTVAFAPAFAERPLSQLLEPGDSVLVQRMDDGRVVLAENPDTLLVPASILKIVTSLAAFEILGKDFRFITEFYTTPGGDLIIKGYGDPSLVSEEIEAAAFRIAAMVPSVGDILVDASFFAPGIAVPGRKIGSSQPYDAVNGALCANYNTVNVTRKDGRYVSAEPQTPLLDFARRRIARMDPFSGRVAFIEDASAAALYAGELFAWFLEKHGCHVSGKVACGRVEKGRDTLEFTHVSSSALGDNVEKLLRYSNNFTANQLLLACGAKAYGPPADLARGVAAVQDYVKTVLAIDGMKVVEGSGLSRENRMSARMMAGVLAAFEPYAGRMRVFGNEYYKTGTLSGVNTRAGYFLYEDGPRYLFVVMSNTPGRSADVLMPEIRKRVESDRRQTPAGPGELTD
- a CDS encoding aminopeptidase, with translation MTGQMSKKELDAFSKKTIRKPALVWDALSPAETRQSFDFAENYKRFLDDAKTERKAVTVIQKALAAAGFVDIDGRAKGKGKFYKVFRNKAVAAAVVGSAPLDQGMRIIAAHVDSPRLDLKQNPLYEEVDLAMLKVHYYGGIRKYQWLARPLALYGTVVGKDGRSFDVEIGEAETDPVITIADLLPHLAAKLQNSKKLSDVFEAEKLNLVAGSLPAGDEKQKDRFKLTVLKYLFDRYGLVEEDFASAELEAVPAGRARDVGFDRGLIGAYGQDDRVCAYTALAAIQDLKKPPRTAVALFFDKEEIGSEGNSGARSRFMEDFIADLFEKQDAPVSERVLRKAITASEALSADVNAALDPDYQEVHEKRNAARLGYGICITKFTGSGGKSGSSDASAEYVGRVRQIFNRAGIVWQTGELGRVDQGGGGTLAKFLAAYGMDIVDCGPALLSMHSPFELSSKADVYMTFKAFKAFFDDRQ
- the dtd gene encoding D-aminoacyl-tRNA deacylase, whose product is MRAVIQRVQKSSVTVDGHVVGSIGPGLLVLLGVAGNDEQKDAEFLANKITSLRIFEDDAGKMNRSVIDTGGGVLVVSQFTLLADCRKGRRPSFVQAAEPRKAEALYLAFVEAVKNRGLTTATGTFGAMMDVSLVNDGPVTFVIESQ
- the aroQ gene encoding type II 3-dehydroquinate dehydratase, with amino-acid sequence MARPVKKKVLVIHGPNLNMLGLREPETYGSQTLADIDTAVKNRGAEHGVVVESFQSNSESAIVEKIQTLVDGDVHGVIINPAAFTHTSIAIRDALLLLSIPIVEVHLSNIYRREPFRHTSMVADVAVGQIAGFGKAGYLLAVQAMAGLI